Proteins from one Aspergillus nidulans FGSC A4 chromosome VIII genomic window:
- a CDS encoding mediator of RNA polymerase II transcription subunit 16 (transcript_id=CADANIAT00001397) has protein sequence MPLIMEDGINVDDLFGESTSLELGLPTSTPTASTKGLAQRLDEMRLVGCCQKIAWSRLGCIASISQDSTRVNVRHLQCQQSDGKWLLSDETPLNQVSEVHAGHALVHLCWNDSGTELAVADSSGRVSIYSIPIALNSVNVTRQAAFDPDDDGAQIVGMMSGVMKLLYQNPDGRWAEITTELKNTSYSDRLLTHAALVTTQAGILVATHSACQRISLYRVSIQWTPSQWDPTQQKQGSQQFPTPSFRLVHMKVEVPYNIPSSNRDAGENPDEQLPFTSSLYCLTSLHIILPASDNSAGSTPNPWIVAVFSIPTHAILPHPQPQIPASVIVRWQLETSLMTLHPRFDDVPSKKGNGQVKPKTVLRRLDDITSGRHVISVDQTEYGNVLAVSYDDSSIAFYDPKTMAAFDGIDDANTVTSLAQAGFHYPLEPSALHMSFSPSACLIVGLDNDGQTHLRIMEHSYGAENGHYDENKYSAAIASLTLAFCRGCGGEVNTDDILLILIRQLSPDAQTAFLNEVYRALSINCNFTTEQDKLMNHPYIPRALSIQAALGFKGKFRARNIASNVPWAIIQLRQAAMIYPSFFQYNKGVQGPEPHDPDDFESVSSDQEAFNQKLKTTTSLPLIILLSSMSRAFLRFICRGLRGIHAGYANAPLTGDSRVYYTEICQTLDASPVRTDVYEKLLAGVDSAVKHAYTGAGFGDNERPGPEKELLVSSRIPPVLVPAVSTILRQTVPAMRGEMDRLAIFMGDYGWLGFGNDARSELYRRERDVDIIKKTPIASRSGKGSGLGSVEAVMGLGARNGNGSQLSRRCVRCCEVSEAMYPPRSVLSFKMTLKLGHLRSCICGGMWNLEGGLPG, from the exons ATGCCCTTGATCATGGAGGACGGGATCAATGTGGACGATTTGTTCGGTGAATCCACCTCACTCGAGCTGGGTTTGCCTACGAGTACTCCGACTGCCTCTACGAAAGGCCTAGCTCAACGgctggatgagatgagatTAGTCGGATGCTGCCA GAAAATTGCATGGTCAAGACTCGGATGCATTGCATCCATTTCACAGGACTCAACCAGAGTGAACGTCCGCCACCTCCAGTGCCAGCAGTCTGATGGGAAATGGCTGCTGAGTGACGAGACACCATTGAATCAAGTGTCAGAGGTTCATGCCGGTCATGCCCTCGTTCATCTGTGCTGGAACGATTCAGGTACGGAACTTGCTGTGGCCGATTCGTCCGGTCGAGTGTCTATCTACTCCATTCCTATCGCCCTGAACAGCGTGAACGTGACCCGTCAAGCGGCATTTGAccctgatgatgatggggcTCAGATAGTTGGGATGAT GTCTGGAGTGATGAAGCTTCTCTACCAGAACCCAGATGGTCGATGGGCCGAGATAACGACGGAATTGAAGAACACAAGCTATTCCGACAGGCTTCTTACTCACGCAGCCCTAGTGACAACCCAAGCAGGCATTTTGGTTGCAACGCATTCAGCGTGTCAGAGAATATCCCTTTACCGAGTCAGCATTCAGTGGACCCCTTCCCAGTGGGATCCcacgcagcagaagcagggcTCCCAGCAATTTCCTACCCCGAGCTTTCGCCTTGTTCATATGAAAGTTGAAGTGCCATATAATATTCCAAGCAGCAACCGTGATGCAGGCGAGAACCCAGATGAGCAGCTCCCCTTCACAAGCTCTCTCTACTGCCTTACCTCTCTACATATAATACTTCCTGCGTCCGATAATTCAGCAGGATCGACGCCAAATCCTTGGATTGTGGCTGTTTTCTCGATCCCCACTCACGcaatccttcctcatccgcagccaCAAATACCGGCTAGCGTGATTGTCCGGTGGCAGTTGGAAACTAGTCTCATGACTCTTCACCCAAGATTCGATGATGTGCCCTCCAAGAAGGGTAATGGACAGGTCAAG CCAAAAACTGTACTGCGTCGCCTCGACGATATTACTTCGGGGCGTCATGTTATTTCCGTCGATCAGACGGAATATGGCAATGTTCTGGCGGTTTCTTACGACGATAGTTCAATTGCCTTCTATGACCCCAAGACCATGGCTGCATTTGATGGCATCGACGATGCAAACACAGTCACTAGCCTTGCTCAGGCAGGGTTCCACTACCCGCTGGAACCTTCAG CATTACATATGAGCTTCTCACCCAGTGCCTGCCTCATTGTGGGACTGGACAACGACGGGCAAACGCACCTCCGGATCATGGAGCACTCCTACGGGGCAGAGAATGGCCATTACGACGAGA ACAAGTACTCTGCAGCCATTGCTTCTTTGACATTAGCTTTCTGCCGGGGTTGCGGTGGCGAAGTCAACACCGACGATatcttgttgatattgatacGCCAGTTATCTCCAG ATGCTCAAACGGCTTTCCTCAATGAGGTTTATCGGGCACTATCCATCAACTGCAACTTCACAACCGAGCAGGATAAATTGATGAATCACCCATATATCCCTCGTGCTCTAAGCATACAGGCCGCGCTAGGCTTCAAGGGCAAGTTCAGGGCTCGCAATATTGCTTCTAATGTTCCCTGGGCCATCATTCAACTGCGTCAGGCTGCTATGATATACCCGTCCTTTTTCCAATACAACAAGGGGGTTCAGGGACCTGAACCACACGATCCAG ATGACTTTGAAAGCGTCTCTTCCGACCAAGAAGCTTTCAACCAGAAGC TGAAAACCACTACTTCTCTCCCTCTTATcatcctcctttccagcaTGTCCCGCgccttcctccgcttcatcTGCCGCGGCCTCCGCGGAATCCACGCCGGCTACGCAAACGCCCCCCTCACTGGCGACTCCCGCGTTTACTACACGGAAATCTGCCAAACGCTCGACGCCTCCCCCGTACGCACAGACGTCTACGAGAAACTTCTAGCCGGCGTGGACTCCGCCGTCAAACACGCCTATACAGGCGCCGGCTTCGGCGACAACGAGCGGCCCGGCCCAGAAAAGGAACTCCTTGTCAGCAGCCGCATTCCGCCGGTCCTTGTTCCTGCCGTCTCAACGATCCTCCGCCAAACAGTCCCCGCTATGAGGGGAGAAATGGACCGCCTTGCCATTTTTATGGGCGATTATGGTTGGCTAGGTTTTGGGAACGATGCAAGGAGCGAACTGTACAGGCGAGAGAGGGACGTGGATATAATCAAGAAGACGCCTATAGCTTCTAGATCTGGGAAGGGGAGCGGGTTAGGAAGTGTGGAGGCGGTCATGGGACTAGGTGCAAGGAATGGCAATGGTAGCCAGTTGAGTAGACGGTGCGTTCGGTGCTGTGAGGTTTCAGAGGCAATGTATCCGCCGCGTTCAGTTTTGTCCTTTAAGATGACACTGAAGCTGGGGCATCTGAGGTCTTGTATTTGTGGCGGTATGTGGAATCTTGAGGGGGGATTGCCTGGCTAG